One Ignavibacterium sp. DNA segment encodes these proteins:
- a CDS encoding outer membrane beta-barrel protein has product MQKSFLNFLFLSLLAFLLSASSINAQNTDDDKYCWGLNFMWGRDFTIGKQKIDELNYDLSTPESEYITGFGIDYYLNKKSSLYLLGSVGIGSDKTENTSGTQEFSSSEFGAKLGYNYYPLGMDKRVYYSLGGWASYVSYSETQTNTPTSGTETKDEYSASRLGVGLNASAYVRPWEDLQWEFYAGYNLGAFITPKSTITQTQNGTSNEIKGPSSFHLQDCGGYVGTRFRF; this is encoded by the coding sequence ATGCAAAAGTCTTTTCTGAATTTTCTATTTCTTTCACTGCTCGCTTTTCTTCTTTCAGCTTCTTCAATCAATGCGCAAAACACAGATGATGATAAATACTGCTGGGGTCTTAACTTTATGTGGGGCAGGGATTTTACCATAGGCAAGCAAAAAATCGATGAGCTTAACTACGATCTATCAACTCCTGAATCTGAATATATAACAGGCTTTGGTATAGATTATTACCTTAATAAAAAATCCAGTCTTTACCTTCTTGGCAGTGTTGGTATCGGCAGTGATAAAACCGAGAACACAAGCGGTACTCAGGAGTTCAGCTCATCAGAATTTGGGGCAAAGCTTGGATATAATTATTACCCGTTGGGAATGGATAAACGAGTTTATTATTCTCTTGGCGGATGGGCAAGCTATGTATCCTACAGCGAAACCCAAACTAACACACCAACTTCCGGCACAGAAACAAAAGATGAATACTCTGCATCAAGATTAGGCGTTGGTCTTAATGCCTCCGCTTATGTAAGACCCTGGGAAGATCTTCAGTGGGAGTTTTATGCCGGGTATAATTTGGGAGCCTTCATCACGCCTAAAAGTACAATCACTCAAACACAAAACGGAACGTCTAATGAAATAAAAGGGCCAAGCAGTTTTCATCTGCAGGATTGCGGCGGATATGTTGGTACAAGATTTAGATTTTAA
- a CDS encoding SGNH/GDSL hydrolase family protein, producing MKLLIILSVIIMNQISFTQTDDWANLNRYKQENLILDPPLENEDRVVFMGNSITEGWKTVDPDFFTENQFINRGISGQTTPQMLIRFRQDVVNLKPKIVVILAGTNDIAGNTGPSTLEMIEDNIFSMAEIAKTNNIKVILCSVLPVFDYPWKQGINPSEKIIELNKRIKTYSQNNQFVYVDYFSEMADENNGLKKEYSKDGVHPNVDGYKVMKPIIEKAINYLLRTEH from the coding sequence ATGAAGCTGTTGATAATATTATCTGTAATTATTATGAATCAAATATCTTTTACTCAAACAGACGATTGGGCTAATCTTAATAGATACAAACAAGAAAATTTGATTCTTGATCCGCCTTTGGAAAATGAAGACAGAGTTGTTTTCATGGGAAATTCCATCACCGAAGGATGGAAAACAGTTGATCCGGATTTCTTTACAGAAAACCAATTTATTAATAGGGGTATAAGCGGACAAACAACACCGCAAATGCTTATAAGATTCAGACAAGATGTTGTAAATCTTAAACCAAAAATTGTAGTGATACTTGCAGGTACAAATGACATTGCAGGAAACACCGGTCCATCAACACTGGAAATGATAGAAGACAATATTTTTTCAATGGCTGAGATTGCAAAGACAAATAATATTAAAGTTATTCTTTGCTCTGTTCTTCCAGTATTTGATTATCCGTGGAAGCAGGGAATTAATCCATCAGAAAAGATTATTGAACTTAATAAAAGAATAAAGACTTATTCGCAAAATAATCAATTCGTATATGTTGATTATTTTTCTGAAATGGCAGATGAAAATAATGGATTAAAGAAAGAGTATTCTAAAGACGGTGTTCATCCAAATGTTGATGGATATAAAGTGATGAAACCAATTATTGAAAAAGCCATAAATTATTTACTGCGGACAGAGCATTAA
- a CDS encoding MBL fold metallo-hydrolase, translating to MISFLPVGGGNEIGANCYYLNLNGNGIILDCGIHPQKTGLDSLPKFDLLNDRPIDSCLISHAHQDHIGSLPFLIKKFPYVKIITTPQTRAIAELTLHNSVSILKKEIDDQSFEFYSHDEVDLLIKMIEYKEYGYQFELNSYHQIKNSEVNVTFYDAGHILGSAGILLENNNYKIFYTGDINLTDQTIQPKAKLPEDKIDTLILETTYGATDSDLLLNWQAESLRFAKEANKILNNSGSILIPVFSLGKMQEMLATIWQLIQKRKLTTVDIYTGGIGTRVNRVYDYNKYVVDRIDKEFELNSIPQKDYYEVTNPDDFFLNPCIVLASSGMMVKNTASYNFAKRFLKQKDSAVFIVGYMDPESPGYTIANSEQGDKIWLTDFDEATEVKCGIKNFKFSAHARREDLLRIVDKLKPDNVILTHGDDEAIDWVGSSILKKNKSIKLQIAEVGKELKIL from the coding sequence ATGATTTCATTTCTTCCGGTTGGCGGTGGAAATGAAATTGGTGCAAACTGTTACTACTTAAATCTTAACGGCAACGGAATTATTCTTGACTGCGGGATTCATCCGCAAAAAACAGGACTGGACTCACTTCCAAAATTTGATTTGCTTAACGATAGACCGATTGATTCCTGCTTGATCTCTCATGCTCATCAGGATCATATTGGCTCGCTTCCATTTCTGATAAAAAAATTTCCTTATGTAAAAATCATTACAACCCCGCAAACCAGAGCTATAGCTGAACTAACATTGCACAATTCTGTATCCATATTAAAAAAAGAAATTGATGATCAATCATTTGAGTTTTATTCACACGATGAAGTTGATCTTCTTATTAAAATGATTGAGTATAAAGAATATGGATATCAGTTCGAACTTAATTCATATCATCAGATTAAAAATTCTGAGGTTAATGTTACTTTTTATGATGCAGGACATATTTTAGGCTCTGCCGGAATTTTGCTGGAAAATAACAATTACAAAATATTTTATACAGGAGATATCAACCTTACCGATCAAACTATTCAGCCGAAAGCAAAGCTGCCTGAAGATAAAATTGATACCTTAATTCTTGAAACAACCTATGGTGCAACAGATTCAGATTTACTTTTAAACTGGCAGGCAGAATCACTAAGGTTTGCAAAAGAAGCAAATAAGATCCTGAATAACAGCGGATCTATTTTAATTCCTGTTTTCTCATTGGGCAAAATGCAGGAAATGTTAGCGACAATCTGGCAGTTAATACAGAAAAGGAAACTAACAACAGTAGATATTTATACAGGTGGAATTGGAACAAGAGTTAATCGTGTTTACGATTATAACAAATATGTTGTTGATAGAATTGATAAGGAGTTCGAGCTAAATTCAATTCCACAAAAAGATTATTATGAAGTTACAAATCCCGATGATTTCTTTTTAAATCCCTGCATTGTTCTTGCATCAAGCGGAATGATGGTAAAGAACACAGCATCGTACAATTTTGCTAAAAGGTTTTTAAAACAAAAAGATTCAGCTGTCTTTATTGTCGGATATATGGATCCCGAAAGCCCGGGTTATACAATAGCAAACTCAGAACAAGGCGATAAAATCTGGTTAACTGATTTTGATGAAGCAACAGAGGTTAAATGTGGGATAAAGAATTTCAAATTCTCGGCGCATGCCCGGAGAGAGGATTTACTAAGGATTGTTGATAAACTTAAACCTGATAATGTAATATTAACACATGGCGATGATGAAGCAATTGATTGGGTTGGGTCATCAATACTGAAAAAAAATAAGAGCATAAAACTTCAGATTGCAGAAGTAGGGAAAGAATTAAAAATCCTTTAA
- a CDS encoding T9SS type A sorting domain-containing protein, whose product MKKFLLFTLLFSPPVFCQNINMNINLSDGSTISFSVNDIQRLEFGEATDIKDFENLKQVIETFSVLQNYPNPFNPSTTITYLIPNTSNVKVCIYDINGQLVKDLLNETQHKGEYKITWNGTNDKNISVVSGVYIYTVSSNEQIISKQMILLK is encoded by the coding sequence ATGAAAAAGTTTCTACTTTTCACTCTGCTTTTCAGTCCGCCGGTTTTCTGTCAAAATATAAATATGAACATTAATTTATCAGATGGCAGTACCATATCATTTTCAGTTAATGATATTCAACGATTAGAATTTGGAGAAGCCACAGATATAAAAGATTTTGAAAATCTAAAGCAGGTAATTGAAACATTTAGTGTTCTGCAGAACTACCCAAATCCGTTTAATCCTTCTACAACAATTACATATCTGATACCAAACACTTCAAATGTTAAAGTGTGTATTTATGATATTAACGGACAGCTCGTAAAAGACCTGCTCAATGAAACTCAGCATAAAGGAGAATATAAAATTACCTGGAACGGGACTAATGATAAAAATATTAGTGTGGTAAGCGGAGTATATATTTATACTGTTAGCAGTAATGAGCAGATAATTTCCAAACAAATGATTTTACTGAAATAA
- a CDS encoding GNAT family N-acetyltransferase, translating to MSLSLLSLKELNEKLLAGKASLEQHEIDDLLNNLMIELNNAIENNNLNLPEFSEVWQSILKGLTDGGISDDFMNNMDKDLFFKFGNYLASDSVGLDDKITAVIHSYLNYFRYSSFLQKIYDERRWDYLIKSLIDKSSYTFDVMFNQRVDQYKKKNLFRIIKGRQTIDYSWQKTSELVSAYSLSIQKLLIEIEGEQKFTAFLLENSLDMALLDLACLTSGIVNVMIPANSVSEHIQFILNQTKSPVLFADDEKQLAKIRAVKNEIPNLKTVVLIKGNAAEDWVISFDEFKALSLHQEKRIYTSLKPDSLATIMYTSGTTGEPKGIMFSHANIVYKRFCRAMAIPVISDKDRYLAFLPLYHTFGRWLEMTGAIFWGSEYCFMENPSVETMIDNMRFVKPSIFISIPKKWIQLYEYITARVDVEADDDDKINSVVTDATGGNLKWGLSAAGFLPPDVFRFFQRYGIELMSGFGMTEATGGITMTPPFRYRENSLGKALPGIEIKLGEDGEILIRGPYVMINYFDQKKEQTFEADGWFATGDIMRMDNDGFIEIIDRKKEIYKNIKGETIAPQKIENLFRDFEFVKQVFLVGDHRPFNTVLIYPDLKSANSPLINMDEHQRQEYFSNVIVSVNNFLAPFERIVDFKIISRPFDDIHGELTPKATYKRRVIEKNFADTIQLMYEKDHLALGFDKYEIKVPNWFLREKGALSRDISLSSDLLSIPKLSALLSIKVVDDEKKIFQIGNYSYLIRTKQLDLQDIFTNPFYWLGNTGVVDFTGSGIFRWFRKSESQKELEFVDRISEVKVNDTERAKLSEMLEAKEVSIPGLHIATVMLQSNDDQEVGKSIEYFSAILSDVNSTHYKLTVEIVFRPSIIQKTETRRRIFLAALQTLRRENFKKLLKLYVCSDNDFLNSEIINAIDNISRGDENLKEIETVLEELISAADPKTLLDKTPIPGLFDLLVSYGANHPASYEGIRRFILQFELYGSINDLRQLARKSRLELRRLFTIWLGEVPRVSIDPETGEEYRWSDVLIFDEAISDSDKNILTKALSERQIIREAVFLISNGVLISLNNILPSGIWISKFSETKRRSVFRLTIQTRFLGGFDIAIHLNHTDSSEVIEEEGKWKVIAGTDILEKKIAAKYGGLWEDFNLWTEEFVGDESIERFMRRESKRNDAVTNEKLRNLWKFFVWNASAAYVKFWKLSEMKTELAEINTDTVVVSQHDYQTKCIITSFSQRRKSESVLSFVMNFYEKFVKPAEEKYPLIKKPSVWNAVFSGIIEALGIDEGINLINKFRKEVEKSDLAIKDNITYRIQLLMNNIKEHGYLPKQLYFAVKRFHRWFELNKDASLSAQAEMIYELYDTYHLFDLEENYPAVRARFFLETVFYSSSQRFKNVLRELVRKQRHRKISKEESLKLITSLNFEFELDEKETYFITRLGYPHLKPTDSAALIKIRSEVAGYPNLVVQLRDNDGNAFTIRNPVSPKEISKLYQLYLEENLNVNFRPEHEFLVAVSDRGFIIGGAFYYRSDETTVHMEKIVVSNRYRRNGISEGIMKELFNRVKSENYKFVTTGFFRPEYFYRFGFKIERKYSGLVKEL from the coding sequence ATGAGCCTGTCTTTATTATCACTGAAAGAATTGAACGAAAAACTGCTCGCTGGCAAAGCTTCGCTTGAGCAGCACGAGATCGATGATCTACTAAATAATCTGATGATCGAATTGAATAATGCTATTGAGAATAACAATCTTAATCTGCCCGAGTTTTCGGAAGTATGGCAAAGCATTCTAAAGGGGTTAACCGATGGCGGAATCTCAGATGACTTTATGAATAATATGGATAAGGATCTGTTTTTTAAGTTTGGCAATTATCTTGCTTCTGATTCCGTTGGTTTAGATGATAAAATTACAGCAGTCATACACAGTTACCTGAATTATTTTCGCTATTCTTCCTTTCTTCAAAAAATTTACGATGAAAGAAGATGGGATTATCTTATTAAATCGCTGATAGATAAAAGCAGTTATACTTTTGATGTGATGTTTAATCAAAGAGTTGATCAGTATAAGAAGAAAAATCTTTTCAGAATAATAAAAGGCAGGCAGACAATAGATTACTCGTGGCAGAAAACATCAGAGCTTGTTTCCGCATATAGTTTATCTATTCAGAAATTATTAATTGAAATCGAAGGCGAACAAAAATTTACGGCTTTTCTTCTTGAAAACAGCCTTGATATGGCATTGCTTGATCTTGCATGCTTAACAAGCGGAATTGTAAATGTTATGATTCCTGCAAACTCAGTTTCTGAACACATTCAATTTATTCTTAATCAAACTAAATCGCCTGTACTTTTTGCAGATGATGAAAAACAGCTTGCAAAAATAAGAGCAGTAAAAAATGAAATACCAAATCTTAAAACCGTTGTTCTGATTAAAGGCAACGCCGCAGAGGACTGGGTGATCAGTTTTGATGAGTTCAAGGCACTTTCACTTCATCAGGAAAAAAGAATTTATACCAGCCTAAAACCTGATTCGCTTGCAACAATAATGTACACATCCGGCACCACTGGTGAGCCAAAAGGAATTATGTTTTCGCACGCCAATATTGTTTATAAAAGATTCTGCCGCGCAATGGCAATTCCCGTTATAAGTGATAAAGATCGTTATCTTGCTTTTCTTCCACTGTATCACACATTTGGAAGATGGCTCGAAATGACAGGTGCAATCTTTTGGGGTTCAGAATATTGTTTTATGGAAAACCCATCTGTGGAAACAATGATTGATAATATGCGTTTTGTAAAACCGAGCATTTTTATTTCAATACCAAAAAAATGGATACAGCTTTATGAATATATTACAGCACGGGTTGATGTGGAAGCAGATGATGATGATAAAATCAATTCAGTTGTTACTGATGCAACCGGTGGAAATTTAAAGTGGGGACTTTCAGCGGCAGGATTTTTACCGCCCGATGTTTTCAGATTCTTTCAGCGTTATGGTATCGAGTTAATGAGCGGTTTTGGAATGACGGAGGCAACCGGTGGAATTACAATGACGCCGCCGTTTCGATACAGAGAAAATTCACTTGGCAAAGCACTTCCGGGAATTGAAATTAAACTTGGTGAAGACGGCGAAATTCTAATACGCGGACCTTATGTTATGATAAATTATTTCGATCAGAAAAAGGAACAAACATTTGAAGCTGACGGATGGTTTGCAACCGGAGATATAATGAGAATGGATAACGATGGATTTATTGAGATTATAGACCGCAAGAAAGAAATATATAAGAACATTAAAGGCGAAACTATTGCCCCTCAGAAGATTGAAAATCTTTTTAGGGATTTTGAATTTGTTAAACAGGTTTTTCTTGTCGGTGATCATCGTCCTTTTAATACTGTGCTTATCTATCCTGATCTTAAATCTGCAAACTCGCCTTTAATTAATATGGACGAACATCAAAGGCAGGAATATTTTTCAAATGTTATAGTATCGGTAAATAATTTTCTCGCACCATTTGAAAGGATAGTTGATTTTAAAATTATCAGCAGACCATTTGATGATATACATGGCGAGCTTACGCCGAAGGCAACATATAAAAGAAGAGTAATTGAAAAGAATTTTGCAGACACTATTCAATTGATGTATGAAAAAGATCATCTGGCTCTGGGATTTGACAAATATGAAATCAAAGTTCCTAACTGGTTTTTAAGAGAGAAGGGTGCGCTTAGCCGTGACATTTCCCTCAGCTCAGATTTATTATCTATTCCAAAACTTAGTGCTTTGCTTAGTATTAAAGTGGTTGATGATGAGAAAAAAATATTTCAAATAGGTAACTATTCATATCTAATTAGAACAAAGCAATTAGATCTTCAGGATATCTTTACAAATCCTTTTTATTGGCTGGGTAATACTGGGGTGGTTGATTTTACAGGCTCAGGTATATTTCGCTGGTTCAGAAAATCAGAATCACAAAAAGAGCTTGAGTTTGTTGATCGTATTTCGGAAGTAAAGGTTAACGATACCGAAAGAGCAAAACTTAGTGAAATGCTTGAAGCAAAAGAGGTTTCTATCCCGGGACTTCATATTGCTACAGTTATGCTTCAATCAAACGACGACCAGGAGGTTGGAAAGTCTATAGAATATTTTTCTGCGATACTTAGCGATGTAAATTCCACACATTATAAATTAACTGTCGAGATTGTTTTCAGACCTAGTATCATTCAAAAGACTGAAACAAGAAGAAGGATTTTTCTTGCTGCCCTGCAGACACTTAGAAGAGAAAACTTTAAAAAATTACTAAAGCTTTATGTTTGTTCAGATAATGACTTTTTAAATAGTGAAATAATAAATGCAATTGATAACATCAGCAGGGGAGATGAAAATTTAAAGGAAATAGAAACTGTTTTAGAAGAACTAATTTCAGCAGCTGACCCTAAAACACTTCTCGACAAAACGCCGATACCTGGTTTATTTGATCTTCTGGTAAGTTATGGAGCTAACCATCCTGCAAGCTATGAAGGAATAAGAAGATTCATTTTACAGTTTGAATTATACGGTTCAATAAATGATCTGCGGCAGCTTGCACGAAAATCACGGCTGGAGTTAAGACGACTGTTTACTATCTGGCTGGGAGAAGTGCCTCGTGTTTCAATAGATCCTGAAACCGGTGAAGAATACAGATGGTCTGATGTATTAATATTTGATGAGGCAATTTCTGATAGTGATAAAAATATTTTAACCAAGGCACTTTCTGAAAGACAGATTATAAGAGAAGCAGTTTTTCTTATTTCAAACGGTGTGCTGATATCACTTAACAATATTTTACCATCGGGAATATGGATTAGTAAGTTTTCTGAAACTAAAAGAAGATCTGTATTTCGTTTGACTATTCAGACACGTTTCCTCGGCGGATTTGATATTGCAATTCACTTAAACCATACAGATAGCTCTGAAGTTATTGAAGAAGAGGGCAAATGGAAGGTTATTGCCGGTACTGATATTTTAGAAAAAAAGATCGCTGCTAAGTACGGCGGTCTTTGGGAAGATTTTAATTTGTGGACCGAAGAGTTTGTTGGTGATGAATCAATTGAGAGGTTTATGCGGCGCGAATCAAAAAGAAATGATGCGGTAACAAATGAAAAGCTAAGAAATCTTTGGAAATTTTTTGTATGGAATGCTTCTGCAGCTTATGTAAAATTTTGGAAACTTTCTGAAATGAAGACTGAGCTTGCTGAAATTAATACTGATACTGTTGTTGTTTCACAGCATGATTATCAGACTAAATGTATAATAACTTCTTTTTCCCAGAGAAGAAAATCAGAATCAGTTCTTTCTTTTGTAATGAACTTTTATGAAAAATTTGTTAAACCAGCAGAGGAAAAATATCCGCTGATAAAAAAGCCTTCTGTTTGGAACGCTGTTTTTTCAGGCATTATCGAAGCACTTGGTATTGATGAAGGTATTAATCTGATAAATAAATTCAGGAAAGAAGTTGAAAAATCTGATTTGGCTATTAAGGATAATATAACTTACCGGATTCAATTATTGATGAATAATATTAAAGAGCACGGTTATCTTCCTAAACAGCTATACTTTGCAGTTAAAAGATTTCATAGATGGTTTGAGCTCAACAAAGATGCGTCTTTATCTGCTCAGGCAGAAATGATATACGAGCTTTATGATACTTATCACTTATTTGATCTTGAAGAAAATTATCCAGCTGTAAGAGCAAGATTTTTTTTAGAAACTGTTTTTTATTCTTCATCTCAAAGGTTTAAAAATGTATTGCGCGAACTTGTAAGAAAACAAAGACACAGAAAAATTTCAAAAGAAGAATCATTAAAGCTCATCACATCACTGAACTTTGAGTTTGAGTTGGATGAGAAAGAAACATATTTTATTACCCGGCTTGGATATCCGCACCTTAAACCAACTGATTCGGCTGCACTTATTAAGATTAGATCAGAAGTTGCAGGATATCCAAATCTGGTTGTTCAGCTTCGTGACAATGATGGAAATGCTTTTACAATTAGAAATCCGGTCAGTCCAAAAGAAATCTCAAAACTATATCAGCTTTATCTTGAAGAAAATTTAAATGTTAACTTCAGACCCGAACATGAATTTCTTGTTGCTGTATCAGACAGAGGATTTATTATAGGCGGAGCTTTTTATTATCGAAGCGACGAAACAACTGTTCACATGGAAAAGATTGTAGTTTCTAATCGCTACAGAAGAAACGGAATAAGCGAAGGAATTATGAAAGAGCTGTTTAACAGAGTGAAATCAGAAAATTATAAATTTGTTACAACCGGTTTTTTCCGTCCGGAATATTTTTACCGTTTTGGATTTAAAATAGAAAGAAAATATTCGGGACTCGTAAAAGAACTTTAG
- a CDS encoding citrate (Si)-synthase, which translates to MSRLKKQVQDKIEAWRPRTVRLLKEFGNNKLQEITIEQAIGGARDIKCLVTDISYLDPFEGIRFRGFTIPEVLEKLPKVPGGEMPYVEGFFFFLLTGDIPSKEDVEEVAAEFKKRSSVPKYVFDILRVMPADSHPMVMFSTAILAMQRESEFVKEYNSGKLKKNDYWAPTYEDGLNLLAKLPAVAAFIYRLKYKNGDIIPSDPTLDLGGNFAHMMGIAKPYDDVARMYFILHSDHESGNVSAHTGHLVASALSDLYYSISAMTNGLAGPLHGLANQEVLNWLHGVYDKMGGKVPTEEEMKKFVWDTLQSGQVIPGFGHAVLRKTDPRYMAQREFCLKHLPNDPLFKYVDLLFKVVPPILLEQGKAKNPWPNVDAQSGVIQWYYGLKEYDFYTVLFAVGRAFGVVANIIWDRGLGYPIERPKSVTTAMLEEVAGIKS; encoded by the coding sequence ATGTCTCGTCTAAAAAAACAAGTCCAGGATAAAATAGAAGCCTGGCGCCCGCGCACAGTCCGACTTCTTAAAGAATTCGGTAACAATAAATTACAGGAAATAACAATTGAACAGGCAATTGGCGGTGCAAGAGATATCAAATGCCTTGTAACAGATATTTCCTATCTCGATCCGTTTGAAGGAATTCGTTTCCGTGGGTTTACAATTCCCGAAGTGTTGGAAAAACTTCCAAAAGTTCCTGGTGGAGAAATGCCTTATGTTGAAGGATTTTTCTTTTTCTTATTAACAGGTGATATTCCTTCTAAAGAAGATGTTGAAGAAGTTGCAGCAGAGTTTAAGAAAAGATCTTCTGTACCTAAGTATGTGTTTGATATTCTAAGAGTGATGCCTGCTGATTCTCATCCAATGGTAATGTTCTCAACTGCTATTCTTGCAATGCAGCGTGAATCTGAATTTGTCAAAGAGTATAATTCGGGTAAACTAAAAAAGAATGATTACTGGGCGCCAACTTACGAAGATGGACTAAATCTTCTTGCAAAACTTCCTGCGGTTGCTGCTTTCATATATAGATTGAAATATAAAAATGGAGATATTATTCCTTCTGATCCTACACTTGATCTTGGCGGAAACTTTGCCCACATGATGGGCATCGCAAAACCTTATGATGATGTTGCAAGAATGTATTTTATTCTACATAGCGATCACGAAAGCGGAAATGTAAGTGCCCACACCGGTCACCTGGTTGCAAGTGCTTTATCAGATCTTTACTACTCAATTTCTGCAATGACAAATGGACTAGCAGGTCCATTACACGGACTTGCAAATCAGGAAGTGTTAAACTGGCTGCATGGTGTTTATGATAAAATGGGCGGCAAAGTTCCAACCGAAGAAGAGATGAAAAAATTTGTTTGGGATACTTTGCAAAGCGGACAAGTAATTCCGGGTTTTGGACACGCAGTTTTAAGAAAAACAGATCCTCGTTATATGGCTCAAAGAGAATTTTGCTTAAAGCATTTGCCAAATGATCCTTTGTTTAAATATGTCGATCTTCTCTTCAAAGTTGTTCCGCCGATTTTGTTGGAACAAGGCAAAGCAAAAAACCCCTGGCCAAATGTTGATGCGCAATCGGGTGTTATACAATGGTACTACGGACTAAAAGAATATGATTTCTACACAGTTCTTTTTGCTGTTGGAAGAGCATTTGGTGTTGTTGCAAATATTATCTGGGATCGTGGACTTGGTTATCCAATTGAAAGACCAAAATCTGTAACTACTGCAATGCTTGAAGAAGTTGCGGGAATAAAAAGCTAG